A window of the Rhizobium brockwellii genome harbors these coding sequences:
- a CDS encoding M3 family metallopeptidase has translation MPSPHDFNPALVTWDGLHGLPRFDAVDDGDFAAAFEAALAAHEKEIDEIAGNGDAPTFDNTVVALEIAGDALSRVSALFWNKAGAHTNDVIQALEREISPKMSRHYSKIGMNTALFARIDTLWESRDSLGLTLEQTRVLERHWKGFVKSGAKLEKAEQEKLAATNEKLAGLGTQFGQNVLADEKAWALVLSDSAELAGLPEFLRDAMAAAARERGEEGKYAVTLSRSIIEPFLTFSERRDLREQAFKAWVARGENDGETDNRAVIRETLALRHQVATLLGYGNFAELKLDNTMAKTAEAVNGLLRAVWERAVKRAGEEEIDIAALIAEEGRNHEVMPWDWRHYAEKIRARKFDFSETELKPYLQLEKIIEACFDVAGRLFGIRAVEKKGVAAYHPDVRVFEIRDREDKLVALFLGDYFARSSKRSGAWMSSLQSQHRLELKNGRHGELPIIYNVCNFAKPAEGKPALLSLDDARTLFHEFGHALHGMLSNVTYPSVAGTGVSRDFVELPSQLYEHWLTVPAILKRYAVHVETGEPMPQALLDKVLAARTFNAGFNTVEFTSSALVDMAFHTRTAVEDPMAVQAEVLAEIGMPKSIVMRHATPHFQHIFSGGYSAGYYSYMWSEVLDADAFAAFEETGDAFNSEMARKLKDNIYSVGGSVDPEDAYKAFRGKLPSPDAMLVKKGLSTFEELTGSDA, from the coding sequence ATGCCTTCTCCACATGACTTTAATCCGGCGCTGGTGACCTGGGACGGTCTTCACGGCCTGCCGCGTTTCGATGCTGTTGATGACGGTGACTTTGCCGCCGCCTTCGAAGCCGCACTTGCCGCGCATGAAAAGGAGATCGACGAGATTGCCGGAAACGGCGATGCGCCGACGTTCGACAATACGGTCGTGGCGCTGGAGATTGCCGGCGACGCGCTGTCGCGTGTCTCGGCGCTGTTCTGGAACAAGGCGGGCGCCCATACCAATGATGTGATCCAGGCGCTGGAGCGGGAGATCTCGCCGAAGATGTCGCGCCATTATTCGAAGATCGGCATGAATACAGCACTTTTTGCCCGCATCGACACGCTCTGGGAGAGCCGCGACAGCCTGGGCCTGACGCTCGAACAGACACGGGTGCTGGAGCGCCACTGGAAAGGCTTCGTCAAATCGGGCGCCAAGCTTGAGAAGGCCGAGCAGGAAAAACTCGCGGCGACCAACGAAAAGCTTGCCGGCCTCGGGACGCAATTCGGCCAGAACGTGCTGGCCGACGAAAAGGCCTGGGCACTGGTCCTTTCGGACAGTGCCGAGCTCGCGGGCCTGCCGGAATTCCTGCGTGACGCGATGGCGGCAGCAGCGCGCGAACGCGGTGAGGAGGGCAAATATGCGGTGACGCTGTCACGCTCGATCATCGAGCCGTTCCTGACCTTTTCGGAGCGCCGCGATCTGCGCGAGCAGGCTTTCAAGGCGTGGGTGGCGCGCGGCGAAAATGACGGAGAGACGGACAACCGCGCCGTCATCCGCGAAACTTTGGCGCTGCGCCATCAGGTGGCGACGCTGCTTGGCTACGGCAATTTCGCCGAGCTGAAACTCGACAACACGATGGCGAAGACGGCGGAGGCCGTGAACGGTCTGCTGAGGGCCGTCTGGGAACGGGCGGTGAAACGCGCCGGCGAGGAGGAGATCGATATCGCGGCACTGATCGCCGAGGAGGGCCGGAACCACGAGGTGATGCCCTGGGACTGGCGCCACTATGCCGAAAAGATCCGGGCGCGGAAGTTCGACTTCTCCGAAACCGAGCTCAAGCCTTATTTGCAGCTCGAGAAGATCATCGAAGCCTGCTTCGACGTGGCCGGCCGGCTGTTCGGCATCCGGGCCGTCGAGAAGAAGGGCGTGGCCGCCTATCACCCTGACGTTAGGGTGTTCGAAATCAGGGACCGCGAGGACAAGCTCGTCGCCCTCTTCCTCGGCGATTATTTCGCCCGCAGTTCGAAACGCTCCGGCGCCTGGATGAGTTCGCTGCAATCGCAGCACAGGCTGGAACTGAAGAACGGCCGCCATGGCGAATTGCCGATCATCTATAATGTCTGCAACTTCGCCAAGCCTGCGGAAGGCAAGCCGGCGCTGCTGTCGCTCGACGATGCTCGCACGCTGTTTCACGAATTCGGCCATGCGCTGCACGGCATGCTTTCGAACGTCACCTATCCCTCGGTTGCGGGCACCGGCGTTTCGCGCGATTTCGTCGAGCTGCCGTCGCAGCTCTATGAGCATTGGCTGACGGTGCCCGCTATCCTGAAGCGTTACGCCGTGCATGTCGAAACCGGCGAGCCGATGCCGCAGGCCCTGCTCGACAAGGTGCTTGCCGCCCGGACCTTCAATGCCGGCTTCAATACCGTCGAGTTCACCTCGTCGGCGCTGGTCGACATGGCGTTTCACACGAGAACGGCCGTCGAGGACCCGATGGCGGTGCAGGCCGAGGTGCTGGCCGAAATCGGCATGCCGAAGTCGATCGTCATGCGCCATGCGACGCCGCACTTCCAGCACATCTTTTCGGGAGGCTATTCGGCCGGCTATTACTCCTACATGTGGTCGGAAGTGCTCGACGCCGACGCCTTTGCCGCCTTCGAGGAGACGGGAGACGCCTTCAACAGCGAGATGGCCCGCAAGCTCAAGGACAATATCTATTCCGTTGGCGGTTCGGTCGATCCTGAAGATGCCTACAAGGCCTTCCGCGGCAAGCTGCCGAGCCCGGATGCAATGCTTGTCAAAAAAGGACTTTCGACCTTCGAGGAATTGACAGGCAGCGACGCCTAA
- a CDS encoding heme biosynthesis protein HemY yields MLIRLVVFALFVLLLAYGFSWLADRPGDLSLIWEGQIYQTKLIVAASAIIALVAAVMIAWWFVRLVWTSPHSVTRYFRARKRDRGYQALSTGLIAAGAGNALLARKMAARSRGLIRADQEPLINLLEAQAALIEGRHDEARAKFEAMANDPETRELGLRGLYLEARRLGANEAARQYAEKAADNAPYLPWAAQATLEYRSQAGRWDDAIRLLEQQKAARVVEKAEANRLHAVLLTARAGEKLESNPTGARDDALQALKLAADFIPAALIAAKALFREGGVRKAASILEQAWKSAPHPEIGQAYVRARSGDSTLDRLKRAERLEGQRPNNVESLLVVAQAALDAQEFAKARAKAEAAARMQPREAAYLLLADIEEAETGDQGRVRHWLAQALKAPRDPAWVADGFVSDKWLPVSPVTGRLDAFEWKAPFGQIDGALEDGSAPASIETALKTLPPLRDVRPESPVNDHRIIELERAATIAEAVRPTPAPTPAPTSAKPKPVESAAGDKAPAPSETKPFFGGLPDDPGVRDPRVEPEPKTRLRLF; encoded by the coding sequence ATGCTGATCCGCCTTGTCGTCTTCGCCCTCTTCGTGCTGCTTCTTGCCTATGGCTTCTCCTGGCTCGCCGATCGTCCGGGCGACCTCTCGCTGATCTGGGAGGGCCAGATCTACCAGACGAAACTGATCGTCGCCGCCAGCGCGATCATCGCCCTCGTCGCCGCCGTGATGATCGCCTGGTGGTTTGTCCGTCTCGTCTGGACCTCGCCGCATTCGGTGACGCGGTATTTCCGCGCCCGCAAACGGGATCGCGGTTATCAGGCGCTGTCGACCGGCCTGATTGCCGCCGGCGCCGGCAATGCGCTGCTCGCCCGCAAGATGGCCGCCCGCTCGCGCGGCCTGATCCGCGCCGATCAGGAACCGCTGATCAACCTGCTCGAGGCCCAGGCCGCCCTGATCGAAGGTCGCCATGATGAGGCGCGCGCCAAGTTCGAGGCCATGGCCAACGATCCCGAGACGCGCGAGCTCGGTCTGCGCGGCCTCTATCTGGAAGCCCGCCGTCTCGGGGCCAACGAGGCCGCCCGCCAATATGCCGAAAAGGCTGCCGACAACGCGCCCTATCTTCCCTGGGCCGCACAGGCGACGCTCGAATATCGCAGCCAGGCCGGCCGCTGGGACGATGCGATCCGCTTGCTCGAACAGCAGAAAGCCGCGCGCGTCGTCGAAAAGGCCGAAGCCAACCGTCTGCACGCCGTCCTCCTAACGGCGCGCGCCGGCGAGAAGCTGGAAAGCAATCCGACGGGTGCCCGCGACGACGCCCTGCAGGCGTTGAAGCTTGCCGCCGATTTCATTCCGGCAGCCCTCATTGCCGCAAAGGCGCTGTTCCGCGAAGGCGGCGTGCGCAAGGCCGCCTCGATCCTCGAACAGGCATGGAAGTCGGCACCTCATCCTGAGATCGGACAAGCCTATGTCCGGGCCCGCAGCGGCGATTCCACGCTCGACCGGCTAAAGCGCGCCGAGCGGCTGGAAGGGCAGCGCCCGAACAACGTCGAATCCCTTCTCGTCGTAGCCCAGGCAGCACTCGACGCGCAGGAATTCGCCAAGGCGCGCGCCAAGGCGGAAGCGGCGGCCCGCATGCAGCCGCGTGAGGCCGCCTACCTGCTGTTGGCCGACATCGAAGAAGCCGAAACCGGAGACCAGGGTCGCGTGCGCCATTGGCTGGCCCAGGCGCTCAAGGCGCCGCGCGATCCGGCCTGGGTGGCAGACGGCTTCGTGTCCGACAAGTGGCTGCCGGTATCACCCGTGACCGGCCGTCTCGATGCCTTCGAATGGAAGGCGCCCTTCGGCCAGATCGACGGTGCGCTCGAAGATGGTTCAGCCCCGGCCTCGATCGAAACGGCTTTGAAGACACTGCCGCCGCTGCGTGATGTCAGGCCGGAAAGCCCGGTTAACGACCATCGTATCATTGAGCTGGAACGCGCCGCGACGATTGCCGAGGCTGTGCGTCCCACGCCGGCACCGACCCCGGCACCGACATCGGCAAAACCGAAACCCGTCGAATCGGCCGCGGGCGATAAAGCGCCCGCGCCGAGCGAGACGAAACCTTTCTTTGGCGGACTGCCGGATGATCCGGGCGTTCGCGATCCCAGGGTGGAACCGGAACCCAAGACACGGCTCCGCCTTTTCTGA
- a CDS encoding GNAT family N-acetyltransferase has product MKTLSIDVRRAEPQDARAISETHRLAWQHTYAGIIPHRALTQMIERRGESWWRKATRGPATLLVLDVAGTVAGYATLGLNRARALPQEGEIYELYLRPEYQGIGLGRMLFGEARRLLKSLGCNGLVVWCLEDNETASHFYRNHGGVDFCEGMESFDHRQLKKIGFIWS; this is encoded by the coding sequence ATGAAGACGTTGTCGATCGATGTCCGGCGGGCCGAGCCGCAAGATGCCCGAGCCATATCGGAAACACATAGGCTTGCCTGGCAACACACCTATGCAGGCATCATTCCGCATCGCGCACTGACGCAGATGATCGAGCGGCGCGGCGAAAGCTGGTGGCGCAAGGCAACGCGCGGACCGGCGACGCTGCTGGTTCTCGATGTTGCCGGGACAGTCGCCGGCTATGCGACGCTCGGCCTCAACAGGGCCCGCGCTCTGCCGCAGGAAGGCGAGATTTACGAGCTTTATCTTCGGCCTGAGTATCAGGGCATCGGTCTTGGCAGGATGCTGTTCGGCGAGGCGCGCCGTCTCTTGAAGTCGCTCGGCTGCAACGGGCTGGTCGTCTGGTGCCTCGAGGATAACGAAACCGCCAGCCACTTCTACCGCAATCATGGCGGCGTCGATTTCTGCGAAGGCATGGAAAGTTTCGACCACAGGCAATTGAAGAAGATCGGCTTCATCTGGAGCTGA
- the typA gene encoding translational GTPase TypA yields the protein MSLRNIAIIAHVDHGKTTLVDELLKQSGSFRENQRVAERVMDSNDLEKERGITILAKATSVEWKGVRINIVDTPGHADFGGEVERILSMVDGAIVLVDSSEGPMPQTKFVVSKALKVGLRPIVAINKIDRPDGRHEEVINEVFDLFANLDATDEQLDFPILYGSGRDGWMNVNPEGPKDQGLTPLLDLVLKHVPEPTVHEGPFTMIGTILEANPFLGRIITGRINSGSIKPNQAVKVLHADGKTIETGRISKILAFRGIERTAIDEAHQGDIIAIAGLSKGTVADTFCDPSITIPLPAQPIDPPTVTMSFIVNDSPLAGTEGDKVTSRVIRDRLFKEAEGNVALKIEEAEGKDSFYVSGRGELQLAVLIETMRREGFELAVSRPRVVMHKDENGQLLEPIEEVVVDVDEEHSGVVVQKMSERKAEMVELRPSGGNRLRLRFYAPTRGLIGYQSELLTDTRGTAIMNRLFHDYQPYKGVIGGRVNGVLLANAPGEAVAYAMFNLEDRGPMIIEPGEKVYAGMIIGIHSRDNDLEVNVLKGKQLTNIRAAGKDEAVKLTPPIRMTLDRALSWIQDDELMEVTPKNIRLRKMYLDANDRKRFEKTKAAL from the coding sequence ATGTCACTTCGCAATATCGCGATCATCGCGCACGTTGACCATGGCAAAACGACCCTGGTGGATGAGCTTCTCAAGCAGTCCGGCTCGTTCCGCGAAAATCAGCGTGTCGCTGAACGCGTGATGGACTCGAACGATCTCGAAAAAGAACGCGGCATCACCATTCTCGCCAAGGCGACCTCGGTGGAATGGAAGGGTGTCCGCATCAACATTGTCGACACCCCCGGCCACGCCGACTTTGGCGGTGAAGTCGAGCGCATTCTCTCGATGGTGGATGGCGCGATCGTTCTCGTCGACTCCTCTGAAGGCCCGATGCCGCAGACGAAATTCGTTGTCTCCAAGGCGTTGAAGGTCGGTCTTCGTCCGATTGTCGCGATCAACAAGATCGACCGTCCGGATGGCCGCCACGAAGAAGTCATCAACGAAGTCTTCGACCTCTTTGCGAACCTCGACGCGACCGACGAGCAGCTCGACTTCCCGATCCTTTACGGTTCCGGCCGCGACGGCTGGATGAACGTCAATCCGGAAGGTCCGAAGGATCAGGGTCTTACGCCGCTTCTCGACCTGGTGCTCAAGCATGTTCCGGAGCCGACCGTCCACGAAGGTCCGTTCACGATGATCGGCACGATCCTCGAAGCCAACCCCTTCCTCGGCCGCATCATCACCGGTCGTATCAATTCCGGTTCCATCAAGCCGAACCAGGCCGTGAAGGTTCTCCACGCCGACGGCAAGACGATCGAAACCGGCCGTATTTCGAAAATCCTCGCTTTCCGCGGCATCGAGCGCACGGCAATCGACGAAGCGCATCAGGGCGACATTATCGCGATCGCCGGCCTTTCCAAGGGCACGGTCGCCGACACCTTCTGCGATCCTTCGATCACAATACCGTTGCCGGCGCAGCCGATCGATCCGCCGACCGTCACCATGTCCTTCATCGTCAACGATAGCCCGCTGGCCGGCACCGAAGGCGACAAGGTGACTTCACGCGTCATCCGCGACCGTCTCTTCAAGGAAGCGGAAGGCAATGTCGCCCTGAAGATCGAAGAAGCCGAAGGCAAGGATTCGTTCTACGTGTCCGGCCGCGGCGAACTTCAGCTCGCTGTTCTCATCGAAACCATGCGTCGCGAAGGCTTCGAGCTTGCCGTGTCGCGTCCGCGCGTCGTGATGCACAAGGATGAAAACGGCCAGCTTCTGGAGCCGATCGAAGAGGTCGTCGTCGACGTCGACGAAGAACATTCCGGTGTCGTCGTGCAGAAGATGTCCGAGCGCAAGGCCGAAATGGTCGAGCTGCGTCCGTCGGGCGGCAACCGCCTTCGCCTGCGTTTCTACGCACCCACCCGTGGCCTGATCGGCTACCAGTCGGAGCTGCTGACGGATACGCGCGGCACGGCGATCATGAACCGCCTGTTCCACGACTATCAGCCCTACAAGGGTGTGATCGGTGGCCGCGTCAACGGCGTGCTGCTCGCCAACGCTCCCGGCGAAGCCGTCGCCTATGCGATGTTCAACTTGGAAGATCGCGGCCCGATGATCATCGAGCCGGGCGAAAAGGTCTATGCCGGCATGATCATCGGCATCCATTCGCGCGACAACGACCTTGAAGTCAACGTCCTGAAGGGCAAGCAGCTCACCAACATCCGCGCCGCCGGCAAGGACGAAGCGGTGAAGCTGACGCCGCCGATCCGCATGACGCTTGATCGCGCGCTCTCCTGGATTCAGGATGACGAGCTGATGGAAGTGACACCGAAGAATATTCGTCTGCGCAAGATGTATCTCGACGCAAACGATCGCAAGCGTTTCGAAAAGACGAAGGCGGCGCTCTGA
- a CDS encoding YggT family protein — MYALLATIDLALQIYIWILIASAIFSWLFAFNVINSNNQFVNQIGMFLYNVTEPVLRPIRRLLPNLGGIDISPIILLLIIFFIRMLLATSIAPLFGVRI, encoded by the coding sequence ATGTATGCGCTGTTGGCAACCATTGATTTAGCTTTGCAAATTTATATTTGGATTTTGATTGCCAGCGCTATTTTCTCGTGGCTCTTCGCATTCAACGTCATCAATTCCAACAACCAGTTCGTCAATCAGATCGGGATGTTCCTGTACAACGTCACCGAGCCTGTTCTACGTCCGATCCGCCGCCTACTGCCCAATCTCGGGGGCATCGATATTTCGCCGATCATTCTGCTGTTGATAATCTTCTTCATCCGAATGCTGCTGGCCACTAGCATCGCGCCGCTCTTCGGCGTTCGCATTTGA
- a CDS encoding glutamine amidotransferase, with protein sequence MSRLRKMIPTEQNPNRDGRPILIVLHQEGSSPGRVGQLLVEKGYRLDIRRPVLGQPLPTTLEDHAGAVVFGGPMSANDPDDFIKKEIDWIDVPLREKRPYLGICLGAQMLVHHLGGKVQSNADGSTEIGWYPLDPTEKGRLLMHWPKMVYHFHREGFELPRGADLLAEGDAYPNQAFRYDGNAWGLQFHAELTRVMMHRWVVHGAHRFILPNAQQGREHLEGRMLFDAPLKAWLTEFLDIVFEGKTAKATSSIALRA encoded by the coding sequence ATGTCCAGGTTGCGCAAGATGATACCGACTGAGCAAAACCCGAACCGCGACGGGCGCCCGATCCTCATCGTCCTGCATCAGGAGGGGTCGAGCCCTGGCCGTGTCGGCCAATTGCTCGTCGAAAAGGGTTACCGCCTCGATATCCGTCGCCCGGTTCTCGGCCAGCCGCTTCCGACAACACTTGAAGACCATGCCGGCGCCGTCGTCTTCGGCGGGCCGATGAGCGCCAATGATCCCGATGATTTCATCAAGAAGGAGATCGACTGGATCGATGTTCCGCTGCGGGAAAAACGCCCCTATCTCGGTATCTGCCTCGGCGCGCAGATGCTGGTGCATCATCTCGGCGGCAAGGTGCAGTCGAATGCCGACGGCTCGACGGAGATCGGCTGGTATCCGCTGGACCCGACCGAGAAGGGTCGCCTGCTGATGCACTGGCCGAAGATGGTCTATCATTTCCACCGCGAGGGCTTCGAGCTGCCGCGTGGCGCCGACCTCTTGGCCGAAGGCGATGCCTATCCGAACCAGGCCTTCCGCTACGACGGCAACGCCTGGGGCCTGCAGTTCCATGCCGAACTGACTCGGGTGATGATGCATCGCTGGGTCGTGCATGGCGCCCATCGCTTCATCCTGCCGAATGCCCAGCAGGGCCGCGAACATCTCGAAGGCCGGATGCTGTTCGACGCGCCGCTGAAAGCCTGGCTGACCGAATTCCTCGATATCGTCTTCGAGGGAAAGACGGCGAAGGCGACGTCTTCTATCGCTCTTCGCGCCTAA
- a CDS encoding DUF167 domain-containing protein encodes MNRPWKQFDDHVRLAIRLTPNGGRDAIDGVEADGESDPHLKVRVTAVPEKGKANKALILLIAQSLRIPKSSVSLISGDTARKKILRIDGDPEDLVKKLEIFLG; translated from the coding sequence TTGAACCGTCCCTGGAAGCAATTTGACGACCATGTCCGCCTCGCCATACGGTTGACGCCAAATGGCGGGCGTGACGCAATCGATGGCGTCGAGGCTGACGGTGAAAGCGATCCGCATCTGAAGGTTCGCGTCACCGCCGTGCCCGAGAAGGGCAAGGCCAACAAGGCCCTCATCCTGTTGATCGCCCAATCGCTCCGCATCCCCAAATCCAGCGTCAGCCTTATCTCCGGCGACACGGCACGCAAAAAAATCCTCCGGATCGATGGCGATCCGGAGGACTTGGTAAAAAAGCTCGAGATATTTTTAGGCTGA
- a CDS encoding TerB family tellurite resistance protein, giving the protein MFERFQAFFQNLTADHPKKGFAPDDPRIAVAALCMQVMEADGQIKASEKKRLRKLLKEQYALDGKQLDALIAAGLEAESSAVDYYRFTADLKRHLNTEQRLELIGVLWDIVYADGERSEMEDHVIWRIADLLGVSSRERIQKRQEAAARVTDVQVAQDDTD; this is encoded by the coding sequence ATGTTCGAACGCTTTCAGGCATTCTTCCAGAATCTCACCGCCGACCACCCGAAGAAAGGTTTTGCCCCTGATGATCCGCGCATCGCAGTGGCAGCGCTCTGCATGCAGGTCATGGAGGCCGACGGTCAGATCAAAGCCAGCGAAAAGAAGCGGCTGCGCAAGCTTCTGAAGGAGCAGTATGCACTCGACGGCAAGCAGCTCGATGCTCTGATAGCCGCCGGCCTTGAGGCCGAAAGCTCCGCCGTCGACTATTATCGCTTCACCGCCGACCTGAAACGCCATCTCAATACCGAGCAACGCCTCGAGCTGATCGGCGTCCTCTGGGACATCGTCTATGCCGATGGCGAGCGCAGCGAGATGGAAGACCATGTGATCTGGCGTATCGCCGATCTGCTCGGCGTCTCCTCGCGCGAGCGCATCCAGAAGCGGCAGGAGGCCGCCGCCAGGGTGACAGATGTCCAGGTTGCGCAAGATGATACCGACTGA
- a CDS encoding LysE family translocator — protein MTQSLVFGAFLAALFYVLIPGPAFLQLLGIGAGQGRKAGAFFMMGHLVGDIIWSSLALIAIVGVKTIGTFVFDLLGLACGFYLAWIGWSTVNAKPKAEGQALVVVERPFRRGLIFGVTNPKGYPVALATFTALVAGSAGALDFEALPVLLGVSFVGFVTADIILIGIIGAGTVRRFYRAHERLIVRCSGVLFMGFAAQALWHATPGLLGWRKA, from the coding sequence ATGACGCAGTCACTGGTCTTCGGCGCCTTTCTGGCGGCGCTCTTTTATGTGCTCATTCCAGGACCTGCCTTCCTGCAGCTGCTCGGCATCGGCGCCGGGCAGGGGCGCAAGGCCGGCGCCTTCTTCATGATGGGGCATCTGGTCGGCGATATCATCTGGTCGTCGCTGGCGCTGATCGCGATCGTCGGGGTAAAGACGATCGGAACCTTCGTCTTCGACCTGCTCGGCCTTGCCTGCGGTTTCTACCTCGCCTGGATCGGCTGGAGCACCGTCAATGCCAAGCCGAAGGCGGAAGGGCAGGCGCTTGTTGTGGTCGAGCGGCCGTTTCGCCGCGGTCTGATCTTCGGCGTCACCAATCCGAAGGGTTATCCGGTGGCGCTCGCCACCTTCACCGCACTGGTTGCAGGCTCGGCCGGCGCGCTCGATTTCGAGGCGTTGCCGGTGCTGCTCGGCGTGTCGTTCGTCGGTTTCGTGACGGCCGACATCATCCTGATCGGCATCATCGGCGCCGGCACGGTGCGGCGCTTCTATCGTGCCCATGAGCGATTGATCGTGCGCTGCTCCGGCGTGCTTTTCATGGGATTTGCCGCCCAGGCGCTCTGGCACGCAACGCCCGGCCTGCTCGGTTGGCGCAAGGCTTAA
- a CDS encoding MFS transporter: protein MSFSPTGDRFAAFRHSSYTRFFFARFLLSFSQQIVSVAVGWQMYDQTGSAIYLGLIGLVQFLPSLLLILVTGSVADRYNRRAIAALCSLVSALCTLALLVMTLMGSFTPLPVFAVLLIFGIERAFMSPAVQSLAPNLVPEEALSNAIAWNSSSWQLAAITGPVLGGLLYGVSAPTAYTVAVIFSVLGAALLYMIPKPVQKTTGETKSWAMILGGFSFIRAEKVVLGAISLDLFAVLLGGATALMPIFARDILTLGPWGLGLLRAAPGLGAIVMAIFLAAYPLRHRAGIYMFIGVALFGVGTIIFGISTNTEVSIAALALMGAADMVSVYVRESLIALWTPDQLRGRVNAVNMVFVGASNELGEFRAGTMAALFGAVPAVVIGGIGTLVVAAIWASSFPKLRGIDTLDAPSASSKSI from the coding sequence ATGTCGTTTTCGCCCACCGGAGACCGTTTTGCCGCGTTCCGGCATTCGTCCTACACGCGGTTCTTCTTCGCGCGCTTCCTGCTTTCCTTCTCGCAGCAGATCGTCAGCGTCGCCGTCGGCTGGCAGATGTACGACCAGACGGGCAGCGCGATCTATCTCGGCTTGATCGGTCTCGTACAGTTCCTGCCGTCGCTACTGCTCATCCTCGTCACCGGTTCGGTGGCCGACCGGTACAATCGCCGGGCGATCGCCGCCCTCTGCTCGCTGGTGAGCGCGCTCTGCACGCTGGCGCTGCTGGTCATGACTTTGATGGGAAGCTTTACGCCGCTGCCTGTCTTCGCGGTGCTTTTGATCTTCGGCATCGAGCGCGCCTTCATGTCGCCGGCGGTACAGTCGCTGGCTCCCAATCTCGTGCCGGAGGAGGCACTCTCCAATGCGATCGCCTGGAATTCGTCGTCCTGGCAGCTCGCGGCAATCACCGGGCCGGTGCTCGGTGGCCTGCTCTATGGTGTCAGTGCGCCGACGGCCTATACGGTGGCGGTGATCTTTTCGGTGCTCGGTGCGGCCCTTCTCTACATGATCCCGAAACCGGTGCAGAAGACGACCGGCGAGACCAAGAGCTGGGCGATGATCCTCGGCGGCTTCAGTTTCATCCGTGCCGAAAAGGTGGTGCTCGGGGCGATCTCGCTCGATCTGTTCGCCGTGCTGCTCGGCGGGGCCACGGCGCTGATGCCGATTTTTGCGCGCGATATCCTCACCCTCGGTCCCTGGGGCCTCGGACTGCTGCGCGCCGCACCCGGACTTGGCGCCATCGTCATGGCGATCTTCCTGGCCGCCTATCCGCTCAGACATCGCGCCGGCATCTACATGTTTATCGGCGTCGCCCTGTTCGGCGTCGGAACGATCATCTTCGGCATCTCGACCAACACCGAGGTCTCGATCGCGGCGCTGGCTCTGATGGGGGCGGCCGACATGGTATCGGTCTATGTGCGCGAGAGCCTGATTGCGCTCTGGACGCCGGATCAGCTGCGCGGGCGCGTCAATGCGGTCAACATGGTCTTCGTCGGCGCTTCGAACGAGCTCGGGGAATTCAGGGCGGGCACCATGGCGGCGCTCTTCGGCGCTGTGCCGGCGGTCGTCATCGGCGGGATCGGGACGCTTGTCGTGGCAGCGATCTGGGCGTCGAGTTTCCCCAAACTGCGTGGGATCGATACGCTCGACGCGCCCAGCGCATCGTCGAAATCGATTTAA
- the ppa gene encoding inorganic diphosphatase → MRIDAIAIGNNPPEDVNVIVEVPVGGHPIKYEMDKEAGTLVVDRFLYTPMTYPGNYGFVPHTLSEDGDPIDVLIASTRPLVPGCVINVRPIGVLKMEDNSGKDEKIIAVPSPKLTLRYEKVKDYTDLPEITLKQIEHFFEHYKDLEPGKWVKIFGWGDSKEAGELILEAVERAKKKG, encoded by the coding sequence ATGCGCATCGACGCCATTGCAATCGGTAATAATCCACCTGAGGACGTCAACGTTATCGTCGAGGTTCCGGTCGGCGGTCATCCCATCAAGTATGAGATGGACAAGGAAGCCGGCACGCTGGTGGTCGATCGTTTCCTCTATACGCCGATGACCTACCCGGGCAATTATGGTTTCGTGCCGCATACGCTGTCGGAAGACGGCGACCCGATCGACGTCCTGATCGCCAGCACTCGCCCGCTGGTTCCCGGCTGCGTCATCAATGTGCGCCCGATCGGCGTCCTGAAGATGGAAGACAATTCCGGCAAGGACGAGAAGATCATCGCCGTGCCGTCGCCGAAGCTGACGCTGCGCTATGAGAAGGTGAAGGACTACACCGATCTTCCCGAGATCACGCTGAAGCAGATCGAGCACTTCTTCGAGCACTACAAGGATCTGGAACCTGGCAAGTGGGTGAAGATCTTCGGCTGGGGCGACTCCAAGGAAGCCGGCGAACTCATCCTCGAAGCCGTCGAGCGCGCCAAGAAGAAAGGCTGA